One Aegilops tauschii subsp. strangulata cultivar AL8/78 chromosome 7, Aet v6.0, whole genome shotgun sequence genomic window carries:
- the LOC141026946 gene encoding uncharacterized protein: MATWPASQPALPDVKHKKFAELNRTERAFQVGEQVLLKLQPYVQKSVASCPCLKLAFKFFGPFSVIARIGPAAYKLELPTDSKIHPVFHVSQLKPFTPNYSPVFSELPVTTDLSTKETIPVEILDRRMMKKGNAPVIQLQVAWDTVPPTITWEDYDVLRRRYPQASIWEDDATEEEERSQGGENVTTTVQGTTA, from the exons ATGGCCACCTGGCCGGCATCCCAGCCAGCCTTGCCGGACG TCAAGCACAAGAAGTTCGCAGAGCTGAATCGAACGGAGCGGGCGTTTCAGGTCGGGGAGCAAGTTCTTCTGAAGCTGCAACCATATGTACAGAAGTCTGTGGCGAGCTGCCCCTGTCTGAAGCTAGCGTTCAAGTTCTTTGGCCCTTTCTCCGTCATCGCCAGGATCGGACCTGCGGCATACAAACTGGAGCTCCCTACTGACAGTAAAATCCATCCAGTGTTTCACGTCTCGCAGTTGAAGCCATTCACTCCAAACTACAGTCCGGTGTTCTCCGAGCTCCCGGTCACCACTGATCTGTCCACTAAGGAGACCATACCAGTGGAAATACTGGACCGCAGAATGATGAAGAAGGGCAACGCGCCAGTGATTCAACTTCAAGTGGCCTGGGACACGGTTCCTCCAACGATCACCTGGGAGGATTACGACGTGCTCCGCCGGCGTTACCCGCAAGCAAGCATTTGGGAAGACGACGCAACGGAGGAAGAAGAACGTTCTCAAGGAGGGGAGAATGTCACCACGACAGTGCAAGGCACCACCGCGTGA